The proteins below are encoded in one region of Cyclopterus lumpus isolate fCycLum1 chromosome 8, fCycLum1.pri, whole genome shotgun sequence:
- the hagh gene encoding hydroxyacylglutathione hydrolase, mitochondrial isoform X1, protein MLFKSLVGSACTLLGAATAIKIAPLEVQAQAAALLHSAVRKSSLVEQANMRVELLPALSDNYMYLLIDVESREAAVVDPVEPIKVVEAVRKHGVKLTTVLTTHHHWDHAGGNEKMLKLMPGLRVYGGDDRVDAITKKVSHSNNIKVGSLNVKCLFTPCHTTGHICYYVTKETSTEPPAVFTGDTLFVAGCGKFFEGTAEQMYKALMDILGCLPPETRVYCGHEYTVSNLKFARHVEPDNEVIQKKLAWAKEKCSNGEPTIPSTLADEFTFNPFMRVKEKSVQEHVQQTTPIETMRSLRKEKDVFRVPKE, encoded by the exons ATGTTATTCAAGTCACTTGTGGGGAGTGCCTGCACTCTGCTGGGAGCTGCGACGGCCATCAAAATCG CCCCTCTGGAAGTCCAGGCCCAGGCCGCGGCCCTCCTCCACAGCGCAGTGAGGAAGTCTTCTCTGGTGGAACAGGCAAATATGAGGGTTGAACTTCTCCCAGCTCTCAGTGACAACTACATGTACCTCCTGATAGACGTGGAGTCCAGGGAAGCAGCTGTTGTTGACCCTGTGGAGCCAATCAAG GTTGTGGAAGCTGTGAGAAAGCATGGCGTAAAACTCACAACAGTTTTGACCACTCATCACCACTG GGATCATGCTGGTGGAAATGAGAAGATGTTAAAGCTAATGCCCGGACTGAGGGTCTATGGAGGAGATGACAGAGTTGATGCTATTACAAAGAAAGTTTCTCACTCCAACAATATAAAA GTTGGATCACTTAATGTCAAATGCCTGTTTACACCGTGTCACACAACTGGTCACATCTGTTACTATGTGACAAAGGAAACAAGCACTGAGCCACCAGCTGTTTTCACAG GGGACACGCTGTTTGTGGCTGGCTGTGGTAAATTCTTCGAGGGTACAGCAGAGCAGATGTACAAAGCCTTGATGGATATTCTGGGATGCCTGCCTCCTGAAACA CGTGTTTACTGCGGGCACGAGTACACCGTCAGCAATCTGAAATTTGCACGTCATGTGGAACCAGACAATGAAGTCATTCAGAAGAAGCTGGCATGGGCAAAG GAGAAATGCAGCAATGGAGAACCTACCATTCCTTCCACTTTGGCAGATGAATTCACATTCAACCCCTTTATGAGAGTAAA AGAGAAATCGGTGCAAGAACACGTTCAGCAGACGACCCCGATTGAAACCATGAGAAGTCTCCGGAAAGAAAAAGATGTCTTCCGGGTGCCCAAGGAGTGA
- the hagh gene encoding hydroxyacylglutathione hydrolase, mitochondrial isoform X2: protein MRVELLPALSDNYMYLLIDVESREAAVVDPVEPIKVVEAVRKHGVKLTTVLTTHHHWDHAGGNEKMLKLMPGLRVYGGDDRVDAITKKVSHSNNIKVGSLNVKCLFTPCHTTGHICYYVTKETSTEPPAVFTGDTLFVAGCGKFFEGTAEQMYKALMDILGCLPPETRVYCGHEYTVSNLKFARHVEPDNEVIQKKLAWAKEKCSNGEPTIPSTLADEFTFNPFMRVKEKSVQEHVQQTTPIETMRSLRKEKDVFRVPKE from the exons ATGAGGGTTGAACTTCTCCCAGCTCTCAGTGACAACTACATGTACCTCCTGATAGACGTGGAGTCCAGGGAAGCAGCTGTTGTTGACCCTGTGGAGCCAATCAAG GTTGTGGAAGCTGTGAGAAAGCATGGCGTAAAACTCACAACAGTTTTGACCACTCATCACCACTG GGATCATGCTGGTGGAAATGAGAAGATGTTAAAGCTAATGCCCGGACTGAGGGTCTATGGAGGAGATGACAGAGTTGATGCTATTACAAAGAAAGTTTCTCACTCCAACAATATAAAA GTTGGATCACTTAATGTCAAATGCCTGTTTACACCGTGTCACACAACTGGTCACATCTGTTACTATGTGACAAAGGAAACAAGCACTGAGCCACCAGCTGTTTTCACAG GGGACACGCTGTTTGTGGCTGGCTGTGGTAAATTCTTCGAGGGTACAGCAGAGCAGATGTACAAAGCCTTGATGGATATTCTGGGATGCCTGCCTCCTGAAACA CGTGTTTACTGCGGGCACGAGTACACCGTCAGCAATCTGAAATTTGCACGTCATGTGGAACCAGACAATGAAGTCATTCAGAAGAAGCTGGCATGGGCAAAG GAGAAATGCAGCAATGGAGAACCTACCATTCCTTCCACTTTGGCAGATGAATTCACATTCAACCCCTTTATGAGAGTAAA AGAGAAATCGGTGCAAGAACACGTTCAGCAGACGACCCCGATTGAAACCATGAGAAGTCTCCGGAAAGAAAAAGATGTCTTCCGGGTGCCCAAGGAGTGA
- the fahd1 gene encoding acylpyruvase FAHD1, mitochondrial, which yields MSFRACRRLMILREVPVGQSLVKLVLTASERLKPSRFSTMTARNMTRFWEWGRKIICVGRNYADHAKELNNAIPTEPILFLKPPSAYVREGSPVLVPRYSSSLHHEVELGVVIGKGGTAIPQAAAMEHVAGYALCLDMTARDVQDVCKAKGLPWTRAKAFNTSCPVSDFIPKERIPDPGNVKLWLKVNDQLRQSGCTSQMIFSIPYLISYISEFITLEEGDLILTGTPKGVSAVQERDELQAGIEDVVTMSFRVDRKE from the coding sequence ATGTCCTTTCGGGCTTGCCGTAGGTTAATGATCTTGCGCGAGGTGCCCGTCGGTCAAAGTTTAGTTAAACTGGTGCTGACAGCTTCCGAGCGGCTGAAACCTTCACGTTTCTCCACGATGACAGCACGAAATATGACTCGGTTCTGGGAATGGGGGAGGAAGATAATCTGTGTCGGGAGAAACTATGCGGACCACGCCAAAGAGCTGAACAACGCGATCCCCACAGAGCCGATCCTGTTCCTGAAGCCCCCCTCTGCATACGTGAGAGAGGGGTCCCCCGTCCTGGTGCCCCGGTACTCCAGCAGCCTGCACCACGAAGTGGAGTTAGGGGTGGTCATCGGGAAAGGGGGCACGGCCATACCACAGGCCGCCGCTATGGAGCACGTGGCTGGCTACGCGCTGTGCTTGGACATGACGGCCCGGGACGTCCAGGACGTGTGCAAGGCAAAGGGTCTCCCCTGGACCCGGGCCAAGGCTTTCAACACCTCCTGCCCGGTCAGCGACTTCATCCCCAAAGAGCGCATCCCCGACCCGGGCAACGTGAAGCTGTGGCTGAAGGTGAACGACCAGCTGCGGCAGAGCGGCTGCACCTCCCAGATGATTTTCTCCATCCCCTATCTCATCAGCTACATCAGCGAGTTCATCACCCTGGAGGAGGGGGATCTCATCCTCACGGGGACCCCGAAAGGAGTCTCCGCCGTGCAGGAGCGCGATGAGCTGCAGGCTGGGATCGAGGACGTGGTCACCATGAGCTTCAGGGTGGACCGAAAGGAGTGA